Proteins found in one Poecilia reticulata strain Guanapo linkage group LG6, Guppy_female_1.0+MT, whole genome shotgun sequence genomic segment:
- the LOC103466684 gene encoding cadherin-related family member 5 isoform X1 — MALAEATLSSLLVLLSLHTVAGMSGWSECSDGQDVLAKIKENSLTGDTVAEFVANTDLKGVRWSLSGRDADWFYLDGRNIRLNTSAEKILDRETLGPVLMAELSCYEEDMFQTVYRVMVEILNENDNLPMFSEKSVQSLTLNELTPVNAVAFTVQASDADDDKMLYSIDQTSPDAEYFKIDLPNSGEVILSKPLDYETKTRLTVTIYASEMNTAEHYNTSTNVTIMVQDGDDQYPRFVPCVLLFQDETSRICTSPAYMVNVTEGEEDIVLEFSPGPIHAVDGDRGVNSSISYAILSEDEGGHFSINRETGELRLMKGLKDRLLTPVVHLQVMAYQDDDPRKYSVATVLVRVLAVNQFHPEFELPEYCGFVTAGKSAASLVNTYGSKALILNVQDQDFDNGFNPMIYFGLGATSNHTDIYQVTQSGLLIAKTSHLKPKQKHILEVMAVDQESGDSAYSTVVVEVLPEGQLIPHSPLVNERLTGCTVGKALFLSMAFMGAIGCILSVLMWLKRKRKGMRDPLERGCVAQGKHPNVSLRWFQLVNHRTGMPHMEEVSFQNEECGTCNLSFSFPDKPDSDATKDIPIWTGPTSPTAAGVTEAPAPLPTESLQSPVILNNKASTATKISCGSPDCHPPKEDMSPTHVIDAGRPPKGNTNLPCGVTSGPSEEQSNTDLDPATKEDANPSPLNEQDVETSASNNLAESAPCPSSPSSNETTSAKMDDTLPKTNEQTLSLSPSLSPPLPKETGTPPPTPEHGPLKATLVHIDTSPTDTPPDSPEGTGQTLNAEADQPSTSLDHIYPTEDFESPSPDRRPSTNSGNTFNSRGEEDEDGFLGDDDVDKNSEDAESDRTEFRRWSR, encoded by the exons ATGGCCCTGGCTGAGGCGACTCTTTCAAGTCTGCTGGTCCTGCTTAGTCTGCACACAGTTGCAG GTATGTCTGGCTGGTCTGAATGCTCAGATGGCCAGGATGTGTTagcaaaaatcaaagaaaacagcCTCACGGGAGACACTGTCGCCGAGTTTGTGGCAAACACGGACCTGAAAGGGGTTCGGTGGAGTCTGTCTGGGAGGGATGCTGACTGGTTCTACTTAGACGGAAGAAACATCCGGCTGAACACGTCAGCTGAAAAAATTCTTGACCGAGAG ACTCTTGGTCCAGTCTTAATGGCGGAGCTATCATGTTATGAGGAAGACATGTTTCAG ACCGTGTACAGAGTCATGGTGGAGATTCTTAATGAGAATGACAATTTACccatgttttcagaaaaaagtgTACAATCACTTACGTTGAACGAG CTCACTCCAGTAAATGCTGTGGCTTTTACTGTGCAAGCCTCGGACGCTGATGATGATAAGATGCTTTACTCAATTGACCAAACAAGC CCTGACGCTGAGTACTTCAAGATTGATCTGCCAAACAGTGGTGAGGTGATCCTTTCCAAACCGCTGGATTACGAGACTAAAACTCGGCTCACTGTCACCATCTACGCTTCT GAAATGAACACTGCTGAGCACTACAACACCAGCACCAATGTCACCATCATGGTTCAGGATGGAGATGACCAGTACCCACGGTTTGTGCCCTGTGTGTTGCTGTTCCAGGATGAGACCAGTCGAATCTGCACCAGCCCTGCGTACATGGTCAATGTCACAGAGGGAGAAGAG GATATTGTGCTGGAATTTTCTCCGGGTCCCATTCATGCGGTGGATGGAGATAGAGGCGTCAATTCCTCCATCAGCTATGCCATTCTCTCAG AAGATGAAGGTGGGCATTTCAGTATCAACAGAGAGACTGGTGAGTTGAGACTGATGAAGGGTTTAAAGGACAGACTCCTAACTCCTGTTGTGCATCTTCAAGTCATG GCGTACCAGGACGACGATCCCAGGAAGTACTCTGTCGCGACAGTGCTGGTCAGGGTTCTGGCAGTGAACCAGTTTCATCCAGAGTTTGAGCTGCCCGAATACTGCGGCTTCGTCACAGCTGGAAAGAGTGCAGCCTCTCTGGTCAACACATATGGAAGCAAAGCtctgattttaaatgtccaGGATCAGGACTTTGATAAT GGTTTCAATCCAATGATCTACTTTGGCCTTGGCGCTACATCCAACCACACTGATATTTACCAAGTCACACAGAGCGGACTCCTGATCGCAAAGACCAGTCATCTCAAGCCGAAGCAGAAGCACATTCTGGAG GTTATGGCTGTTGACCAGGAATCTGGTGACTCTGCTTATTCTACTGTAGTAGTGGAAGTGTTACCTGAAGGACAACTGA TCCCTCACAGTCCTCTGGTAAATGAACGCCTGACAGGCTGCACTGTGGGCAAAGCACTTTTCCTGAGCATGGCGTTCATGGGTGCAATCGGATGTATCCTGTCTGTGTTGATGTGGTTGAAGAGGAAACGCAAAGGAATGAGAGACCCGCTGGAGAGAGGCTGTGTAGCCCAGGGCAAGCACCCCAATGTG AGTTTACGCTGGTTCCAGCTG GTGAATCATCGTACTGGTATGCCACATATGGAGGAGGTATCCTTCCAAAATGAGGAATGTGGTACCTGCAATCTTTCCTTTAGCTTCCCAGACAAACCAGACAGTGATGCCACAAAGGACATTCCTATCTGGACAGGGCCCACTTCACCAACAGCAGCTGGTGTTACTGAGGCCCCTGCCCCCCTTCCCACTGAAAGCTTGCAAAGTCCTGTGATCCTAAATAACAAAGCTTCTACGGCAACCAAAATTTCCTGCGGCTCACCCGACTGTCACCCTCCCAAGGAGGATATGAGCCCAACACATGTGATAGATGCTGGCAGGCCGCCAAAGGGAAACACTAACCTACCATGTGGGGTGACCTCAGGGCCTTCAGAAGAACAGTCTAACACTGATTTAGACCCAGCAACAAAGGAAGACGCCAACCCTTCTCCTTTAAATGAGCAGGATGTGGAAACAAGCGCCTCAAACAACCTTGCTGAGTCAGCACCCTGCCCCTCCTCCCCATCCAGCAATGAAACGACTTCAGCAAAAATGGACGACACACTTCCAAAAACTAATGAGCAGACCCTCTCGCTTTCGCCGTCACTGTCACCACCACTCCCCAAGGAGACAGGTACGCCTCCTCCCACCCCGGAGCATGGCCCTTTAAAAGCCACTTTGGTGCACATAGACACATCCCCAACTGACACCCCTCCAGATTCACCAGAGGGAACAGGACAGACTCTGAATGCTGAGGCAGACCAACCCTCCACCTCCCTGGACCACATATATCCAACAGAAGACTTCGAAAGCCCGTCTCCGGACCGGAGGCCCTCGACAAACTCAGGAAATACCTTCAACAGTCGtggagaggaggatgaggacGGTTTTCTAGGTGACGATGATGTGGACAAAAACAGCGAAG ACGCCGAGAGTGACCGAACAGAGTTCAGAAGATGGAGCAGGTGA
- the LOC103466684 gene encoding cadherin-related family member 5 isoform X2 produces the protein MALAEATLSSLLVLLSLHTVAGMSGWSECSDGQDVLAKIKENSLTGDTVAEFVANTDLKGVRWSLSGRDADWFYLDGRNIRLNTSAEKILDRETLGPVLMAELSCYEEDMFQTVYRVMVEILNENDNLPMFSEKSVQSLTLNELTPVNAVAFTVQASDADDDKMLYSIDQTSPDAEYFKIDLPNSGEVILSKPLDYETKTRLTVTIYASEMNTAEHYNTSTNVTIMVQDGDDQYPRFVPCVLLFQDETSRICTSPAYMVNVTEGEEDIVLEFSPGPIHAVDGDRGVNSSISYAILSDEGGHFSINRETGELRLMKGLKDRLLTPVVHLQVMAYQDDDPRKYSVATVLVRVLAVNQFHPEFELPEYCGFVTAGKSAASLVNTYGSKALILNVQDQDFDNGFNPMIYFGLGATSNHTDIYQVTQSGLLIAKTSHLKPKQKHILEVMAVDQESGDSAYSTVVVEVLPEGQLIPHSPLVNERLTGCTVGKALFLSMAFMGAIGCILSVLMWLKRKRKGMRDPLERGCVAQGKHPNVSLRWFQLVNHRTGMPHMEEVSFQNEECGTCNLSFSFPDKPDSDATKDIPIWTGPTSPTAAGVTEAPAPLPTESLQSPVILNNKASTATKISCGSPDCHPPKEDMSPTHVIDAGRPPKGNTNLPCGVTSGPSEEQSNTDLDPATKEDANPSPLNEQDVETSASNNLAESAPCPSSPSSNETTSAKMDDTLPKTNEQTLSLSPSLSPPLPKETGTPPPTPEHGPLKATLVHIDTSPTDTPPDSPEGTGQTLNAEADQPSTSLDHIYPTEDFESPSPDRRPSTNSGNTFNSRGEEDEDGFLGDDDVDKNSEDAESDRTEFRRWSR, from the exons ATGGCCCTGGCTGAGGCGACTCTTTCAAGTCTGCTGGTCCTGCTTAGTCTGCACACAGTTGCAG GTATGTCTGGCTGGTCTGAATGCTCAGATGGCCAGGATGTGTTagcaaaaatcaaagaaaacagcCTCACGGGAGACACTGTCGCCGAGTTTGTGGCAAACACGGACCTGAAAGGGGTTCGGTGGAGTCTGTCTGGGAGGGATGCTGACTGGTTCTACTTAGACGGAAGAAACATCCGGCTGAACACGTCAGCTGAAAAAATTCTTGACCGAGAG ACTCTTGGTCCAGTCTTAATGGCGGAGCTATCATGTTATGAGGAAGACATGTTTCAG ACCGTGTACAGAGTCATGGTGGAGATTCTTAATGAGAATGACAATTTACccatgttttcagaaaaaagtgTACAATCACTTACGTTGAACGAG CTCACTCCAGTAAATGCTGTGGCTTTTACTGTGCAAGCCTCGGACGCTGATGATGATAAGATGCTTTACTCAATTGACCAAACAAGC CCTGACGCTGAGTACTTCAAGATTGATCTGCCAAACAGTGGTGAGGTGATCCTTTCCAAACCGCTGGATTACGAGACTAAAACTCGGCTCACTGTCACCATCTACGCTTCT GAAATGAACACTGCTGAGCACTACAACACCAGCACCAATGTCACCATCATGGTTCAGGATGGAGATGACCAGTACCCACGGTTTGTGCCCTGTGTGTTGCTGTTCCAGGATGAGACCAGTCGAATCTGCACCAGCCCTGCGTACATGGTCAATGTCACAGAGGGAGAAGAG GATATTGTGCTGGAATTTTCTCCGGGTCCCATTCATGCGGTGGATGGAGATAGAGGCGTCAATTCCTCCATCAGCTATGCCATTCTCTCAG ATGAAGGTGGGCATTTCAGTATCAACAGAGAGACTGGTGAGTTGAGACTGATGAAGGGTTTAAAGGACAGACTCCTAACTCCTGTTGTGCATCTTCAAGTCATG GCGTACCAGGACGACGATCCCAGGAAGTACTCTGTCGCGACAGTGCTGGTCAGGGTTCTGGCAGTGAACCAGTTTCATCCAGAGTTTGAGCTGCCCGAATACTGCGGCTTCGTCACAGCTGGAAAGAGTGCAGCCTCTCTGGTCAACACATATGGAAGCAAAGCtctgattttaaatgtccaGGATCAGGACTTTGATAAT GGTTTCAATCCAATGATCTACTTTGGCCTTGGCGCTACATCCAACCACACTGATATTTACCAAGTCACACAGAGCGGACTCCTGATCGCAAAGACCAGTCATCTCAAGCCGAAGCAGAAGCACATTCTGGAG GTTATGGCTGTTGACCAGGAATCTGGTGACTCTGCTTATTCTACTGTAGTAGTGGAAGTGTTACCTGAAGGACAACTGA TCCCTCACAGTCCTCTGGTAAATGAACGCCTGACAGGCTGCACTGTGGGCAAAGCACTTTTCCTGAGCATGGCGTTCATGGGTGCAATCGGATGTATCCTGTCTGTGTTGATGTGGTTGAAGAGGAAACGCAAAGGAATGAGAGACCCGCTGGAGAGAGGCTGTGTAGCCCAGGGCAAGCACCCCAATGTG AGTTTACGCTGGTTCCAGCTG GTGAATCATCGTACTGGTATGCCACATATGGAGGAGGTATCCTTCCAAAATGAGGAATGTGGTACCTGCAATCTTTCCTTTAGCTTCCCAGACAAACCAGACAGTGATGCCACAAAGGACATTCCTATCTGGACAGGGCCCACTTCACCAACAGCAGCTGGTGTTACTGAGGCCCCTGCCCCCCTTCCCACTGAAAGCTTGCAAAGTCCTGTGATCCTAAATAACAAAGCTTCTACGGCAACCAAAATTTCCTGCGGCTCACCCGACTGTCACCCTCCCAAGGAGGATATGAGCCCAACACATGTGATAGATGCTGGCAGGCCGCCAAAGGGAAACACTAACCTACCATGTGGGGTGACCTCAGGGCCTTCAGAAGAACAGTCTAACACTGATTTAGACCCAGCAACAAAGGAAGACGCCAACCCTTCTCCTTTAAATGAGCAGGATGTGGAAACAAGCGCCTCAAACAACCTTGCTGAGTCAGCACCCTGCCCCTCCTCCCCATCCAGCAATGAAACGACTTCAGCAAAAATGGACGACACACTTCCAAAAACTAATGAGCAGACCCTCTCGCTTTCGCCGTCACTGTCACCACCACTCCCCAAGGAGACAGGTACGCCTCCTCCCACCCCGGAGCATGGCCCTTTAAAAGCCACTTTGGTGCACATAGACACATCCCCAACTGACACCCCTCCAGATTCACCAGAGGGAACAGGACAGACTCTGAATGCTGAGGCAGACCAACCCTCCACCTCCCTGGACCACATATATCCAACAGAAGACTTCGAAAGCCCGTCTCCGGACCGGAGGCCCTCGACAAACTCAGGAAATACCTTCAACAGTCGtggagaggaggatgaggacGGTTTTCTAGGTGACGATGATGTGGACAAAAACAGCGAAG ACGCCGAGAGTGACCGAACAGAGTTCAGAAGATGGAGCAGGTGA